CATTATCATTCTTTGTGGCAGGATTTATTGCCAAAAGGACGTACTCTATGTTTCGGATTTTATCAGAGGCCAGGGGAGATATGACCTCTCTTGTGGAGGAACTTGTGGGAAACCAGCAGGTGGTGAAAGCATTCTCTTATGAGGACAGGGCAGAAGAACGGTTTGCGGTAATCAATGAACGCTTGCGGGTATCTGGAATTAAAGCTGTATTCTTCTCCGCACTCTCGAACCCGAGCACCCGCTTTATCAATGGACTGGTTTATACGGGTGTATGTGTCTATGGAGCATTCCTGGCAATATCGGGTGGAATCAGTGTCGGACAGCTGTCCGCGTTTATGGCTTATGCAAACCAGTATACCAAACCATTTAATGAAATCTCCGGTGTGGTTACGGAGCTGCAAAATGCACTTGCCTGTGCCAGACGTATTTTTGACTTTATAGATGAAGAACCTATCCGTTCGGATGACGGGGATGCAGTAGTTATGGAACCGGGGCAGGGCAGTGTGGAGTTTCATCATGTGGATTTTTCTTATACACCGGAGATTCCATTAATCCAGGATATGAATCTGGCGGTAAGACCGGGACAGAGAATTGCTATTGTAGGACCCACGGGTTGTGGAAAGACTACGTTAATCAATCTGTTAATGCGTTTTTACGATATCAACCGCGGGGAGCTTTTGATTGACGGGCATGCGATTGACCACATAACCAGGGATTCCCTGAGGGCAAATTTTGGAATGGTGCTTCAGGATACATGGTTAAAGGCAGGGACTATTGCAGAAAATATTGCTTATGGAAGACCGGATGCAGCCAGGGAGGAGATTGAAGAGGCGGCAAGGAAGGCTCATGCCCACAACTTTATCTCCCGTATGCCAAAGAAATATGACACAATTATTACGGAAGATGGGGGGAATATTTCACAGGGTCAGAAACAGCTGCTCTGCATCGCAAGAGTGATGCTGATGAAGCCCCCGATTCTGATTCTGGACGAGGCGACCTCATCCATAGATACCAGGACGGAGATCAAGGTTCAGGAGGCCTTTCAGCGCTTGATGGAGGGCAGAACCAGCTTTGTGGTGGCACACCGGCTTTCCACAATCAAAGAGGCCGACGTGATTCTGGTGATGAAGGATGGTAAGATCATTGAGACCGGAAAACATGAGGATTTGTTGGATCGCGGCGGATTCTATGCAAAGCTATATCGGAGCCAGTTTGCCGGAAACTAAAGCCTCTTTTTTCCGCCTCTTGCAATCCAACTGAAAAAGAGGGTCAGTATGATTCCGATAAAAGCGCCTATGCTGTCAATACAGACGTCCTTTGGAGAGGGTCCTCTTCCTCCGATAAAGGATTGATGGTATTCATCGCCGGCTGCGAACAGGACACAGATAGTGCCGGCAACAAGCAATAGCCCAAAGCCGCCAAGTCCGTAAACATGGAGTGGAATTGCAAGTGATATGGAAAGGATACAATATTCTGTCATATGGGCCGCCTTTCGCACATAGTAATGGTATTCTTCGACTTTGGCGGATTTTTCCGTATCACTCCACCCCCGGTCCAGAATACGGTTTGTGACAGTAACGATCGTTCTTGTAGCTTTCAGGCTGAGAGCGGAGGACTGTTCACCTGTCTGGGCAGAGAAGGTGAAGATCAGATACATCATACAGAGTGCCGGGAGAAAGGAAAGCGGTTTGCATAAGGTGATTAATAGGCGTTTCATATGTACTCCTTTATCGTGTCTTATAAACGTGTGATTTTTTTAGAGTAGCACTTTTCCGTATAAATGTCCAGTAAGCGTAACGAGGTATTGTGTTTTCACAATGGCTCTAGTATACTTAATAAAAAGTTTTGTGTTGTTCAAGTAACGAAAGAATGGAGGTTATTATGAGTTATGCAGATCAGATTTTTATAGATATGTGCCAGGATATTCTGGACAATGGGGTGAGCACTGAAGGAGAAAAGGTGCGGCCAAAATGGGAAGATGGAACATCTGCCTATACCATAAAAAGGTTTGGTGTGGTAAACCGCTACGATCTCTCCAAAGAGTTCCCGGCAGTCACCTTGAGACGTACGGCATTAAAAAGTGCTATGGATGAGATCTTATGGATATGGCAGAAAAAATCCAACAATATTCGGGATCTCAATTCTCATATCTGGGATGAATGGGCGGATGAGAACGGTTCGATCGGCAAGGCCTATGGATATCAGTTAGGTGTGAAGCATTTGTATAAAGAGGGGATGATGGATCAGGTAGACAGGGTCCTTTTTGACTTAAAGAACAATCCGTACAGCCGCAGGATTATGACAAATATATATGTGCATCAGGATCTTCATGAGATGGCCCTGTATCCTTGTGCATATTCCATGACATTTAATGTAACAAAGGAAAAGGACAGCGACAAGCTTACGTTGCATGCGGTTCTGAATCAGAGGTCAAATGACGTGCTGGCTGCCAATAACTGGAATGTGTGTCAGTATTCCCTGCTTCTGATGATGATTGCCCAGGTCAGCGATATGAAGGTGGGAGAGCTGCTTCACGTGATTGCAGATGCCCATATCTATGACAGGCATATTCCGATTATACGGGAGATGATTGCGAGACCTGTCTATGATGCTCCGACTGTGAAGCTGAATCCGGATGTGAAGGATTTTTATGCGTTTACTACAGACGATCTGATTGTGGAAAATTATACGACAGGGCCGCAGATTAAGAATATTCCGATAGCAATCTAACGTAAAACAAAAGGAGGGCAGCAGATGAAGGCTATTGTTGCAGCAGATAAGAATTGGGGAATCGGATATGAGAACAAGCTTCTCACCAGCATTCCGTCAGATATGAAATTTTTCAGAGAAACAACCATGGGACACGTTGTGGTAATGGGGAGAAAAACACTGGAAAGCCTTCCAAATGGGCTTCCATTAGCGGGAAGGACGAATATCGTCCTAACCAGAGATACCAATTATAAGGTAAAGGGAGCAGTTATCGTACATTCCAAAGAGGAACTTCTGGAAGAAGTGAAAAAGTATGAGGACGAGAACATCTATTGTATAGGAGGCGGAAGTGTTTTTGAATTGCTGCTGCCTTTCTATAATACAGTCCTTGTCACGAAAATAGATGTTGCATATCAGGCGGATACGTATTTTCCCAATCTGGATAAACTTCCTGAGTGGGAGATGACAGAAGAAGGTGAGGAGCAGACGTGCTTCGATATTGAATTCAGATTTACAAAATATGAGAGGAAAGAAGTATAAATTGAAGGCTCAGACACAGCAAAAAGAGAAAACAAGCCTTTTACAGCAGGTTGTCCGGTTTGGATTTGTGGGCGGTACGGCATTTTTGATTGACTACGGAATCATGATTCTGTTGACAGAGGTATTTAGTATCAACTATCTGGTTTCCAGCGGGATTTCATTTTCTATTTCTGTAATCTATAATTATATCATGAGCATTCATTGGGTGTTTAATGTAGATAAAGAGAAAAGCGGCACCGCAAACTTTATGATATTTCTGATTTTAAGCATCATTGGATTGGGACTGAATCAGTTGATCATGTGGCTGATGGTGGACAAGGCAGATGTATTTTATATGATCAGTAAGATCGTGGCAACAGCAGTGGTTATGATATATAATTTCATTACAAGAAAGATTTTTTTGGAAAAATAGCCGTTACTATTCAGCCATAAGCTCGATGTCGCTGTCAGATGCTATTCCTTGCGCATGGCTGAATGGTAACAAAACTTCAGATATTGGAGTCAAAAGATGTCATTTAATTGGCCGTAACCAGTAACCGGTTCTTCCGCTGCGGGGAGCTTCTTTTATGCGGGCAGGTTTAAAATAGTTGAAACCATGCATAGAGGCCATAAATTGCTCGTTGGAATTATAGACACCGGGTACCCCCAGGACATATTCACATGACTTGGAGCTGTTCATACGCCCGAGCAGCAGGTGATTATAGTTCTGATATCCATGATGGATAAACTGATTACATCCTAAAGGAAATCCGTATTTACGCAATTCCGGGAAGTCTCTGATAGAGATACGGACACAGTCCTCTATTTCATCATCGTAAAAAGGAGAACACGGAGGGTAATTTTTCTTTATTTCTGCCCACTCATTTGATACGGTTTTATCCATAACGAGAGAGTCTGCGGCCTGGACAGCTCCGTTTTTACCACGATAATCATATTCCCCGGATGTTTGCTCTTTTGTATACGCATCGTCGTCAGAATGAGAAGCTTCAGAAGAAGATTCCGAAGCAGGCGCCATCTGAGGAGCAGTTTCTTCCGGAGCGGTTTCCATCTGTGGAGAAGAAGGTCCCGAAGCAGACGCCATCTGGAGAGCAGCTTCTTTCGGAGCAGTTTCCATCTGTGGAGAAGGAACTTCTGAAGCAGACGCCATCTGAGGAGCAGCTTCTTTCGGAGCGATTTCCATCTGTGGAGAAGAAGGTTCCGAAGCAGACGCCATCTGGAGAGCAGCTTCTTCCGGAGCGATTTCCATCTGTGGAGAAGGAACTTCTGAAGCAGATTCCATCTGGAGAGCAGTCTTCTTCGAAGCAGCTTCCCCCCGTGAACCGGTGGCTTTACCAGTCTTCACCTGGGGAGACGGAGTTTCTTCAGAATGATTGTCTGAGGTCTCGGATGGTTGTTCTTCTGTGCTGTCGGGGAGTGGCTGGAATTGACTGGGAATAATGGGATTGTCATCCCATTGGCTGCAATAGAACTTTCCCTGAGGTTCCGTTAGAAGTAATCCGTTAAATTCCAGAATCGTGTATGTGGTACCCGGTATACGCTCAGATATGGTTAACGATCCGCTGATGCCATCTTTACCGGCATGAATACGCCCCAGTGGATAACCGGTCAATCGGCCATCACTGTAGGTGCAGCCATAGACCAATACAGGGGTATGTTCAGGAAGTGAGAATACCTTTAACTGGAACTGCATACGACAGGTACCGGAGCGCAGTTCAATTCTTACAAAGCCCCGGTTGTCTGTCTTTTTGTCGGCTACATATTCGTATAGATAGGAGACAAAGCGTTTATAATTAGACATAAAAGGTCCTTTTGTGAAACTTCTTACTGCAAGAATATGCACAAATAATAAAGATTATGATTTCGTACAAGGAGTTTTTTTGAATTGGATAAAGAATATTATATGAAAGAAGCTATCAGACAGGCAAGAAAAGCAGAAAAATTAATGGAAGTACCGATTGGCTGTGTGATTGTCTATGAAGAGCGAATCATTGCACGGGGATATAACCGCCGAAATACGGATAAGAACACCCTGGCCCATGCCGAGATGAGTGCGATCCGAAAGGCCAGTAAAAAGATGGGGGACTGGAGACTCGAAGGCTGTACCATGTATGTGACACTGGAGCCTTGTCAGATGTGCGCAGGTGCCATCGTTCAGTCCCGTATCGATGAGGTCGTGATTGGATGCATGAATCCGAAAGCGGGATGCGCCGGGTCAATCTTAAATCTGCTGGATGTGCCAGCCTTTAATCATCAGGTGAAAATCACACAGGGAATATTAGAAGAGGAGTGCAGTAAGATGATGCGTACTTTTTTCCACAGATTGAGGGGGCAGAAGAAAGCGGAAAAACTGAAGAAGAGAGAAGAAGCGCAGGGACTTATCTCAGAATCAGATAAGTCCCCGGAATAAATTCTTCATACTGCTTGTCAGAAATCCCTCTTTTTATAAAATGCAAGTGATATAGAGTAAGAAATTCCGAAAATTATCAGCCACAAAGCAATGACGAAAAAGGCACTTAATGCCGGAGTACCTGAAAACCATGCGAAGAGATAATCAGCCTGCTTTTGCAGTTTAAAGCTTTTCATGAGACTTCCAACTCCCATGACCAGTAAAAACAAACCGATAAATGGCAAATAGGCGATAAATTTGGCTTTTGTGTATCCGAGTTTAAAATAAATTGGAAGCTGTATAGATTGTATGATGCTGTAAACCAGAAATATAACAATTGTAACCATGAGAGATTCCCTTGAATTAAATTCTTTTTGCAGCAACAGTGATGCCAGAAAAGAAAAGACATAAGCCAGCAGACCAAAGCACATGTTGAGAAGCAGAGTGAACAGATATCTGCCTGAAACAACTGTTTTCCGCTCGATGGAGAGCACTGTATACAAGGAATCAATACCGGATTTTTCTCCAACGGCAAAGGGATAACCGGCGTATATGGATGCATAGAACATAAGTATGCCAATCGCAGAAGCGCTGGAGTCCGAGCTGAAAAGCATAATCAGAGCAACGGCTGCAAATATCAGTAAATTCTTTTTCGTGAGATATGGCTTAATTGTAATATAATCCAGATGAATGAATGCAAGCGTCCTATTCATATACCTTTGCCCCCTTATTCATATAAACGATAATTTCATCCAACGTGACCGGCTCAGTTAAGAGACTTTTCGGAAGTTTTTTCAGGTTGGTTCTCTCTGTCATTCCTTCAAATCCTGTGCTGTGCTCCCGCAGCCCGATAAACAGGCTCTTCTGCTCTGTGCTTATCTCCCGGGGGCCGCCCTTTATCAAAACATATTTCTCCAGAAGGTTCTCTTTTGTACCCGTATAGATGATTTTACCACCCAGTATAAAGGTAATGTAATCCGCAATTTTCTCAAGATCTGTTGTTATATGTGTTGAGAAGAGGACGCTTTTATTTTCATCCGTCACAAATTCACTGAGTAAATCACAAAGCTCATCACGTGCCACGGGATCCAGTCCACTTGTCGGCTCATCGAGGATCAGCAGCCGGGCTTCGTGGGAGAGTGCCACGGCCATCATCAGCTTGACTTTCATACCACGTGAAAGCTCCTTCAGTTTTTTTCTGTGGTTGATGGAGAAGCGCTCCAGTAATTCCTTGTATTTTTCAGCATTCCAACGTGTGTAGAAAGGGGATACTGCCGCCTCCACATCAGAGGCAGTCCAATCCTCCACGTAGAAAGGAGCATCCATGACGATTCCAATCTGCTCATTAACCAGATCGGTTCTTTTACTGCTGTCTGCTCCCAACAATTTTACTTCTCCGGATTGATAATTTATCATATTGAGAATAGATTTTATGGTTGTAGTTTTACCTGCCCCATTAGGCCCTACAAATCCCATAATGTATCCTGCAGGTACTTGAAAGGACACATCTTTCAGTGCAAAGGAGTCATAACTCTTGCTGAGATTGCAGACTTCTAAAATATTATCCATAACTTCCCACCAGCTTTCTTCCAAAAATTCCTTCAACTTGATTTGTTACATTAATTCTGCTCATACAAAACATTCAGAATTTCAAAAACTTCATCTTTTGTTATCTCACCGGCTTTTGCAGCAACAATGGCATCCGTTAAACCGGCTTCTACTTTCCGTAAGGTATTTTCCCGTGTCATTTCCTTATTTTGAGGTAAAACATAGCACCCTTTACCCTGAACACTGATAATAAATCCTTCTGCCTCAAGATCGTTGTATGCACGTGTTGTTGTAATGACACTGATTTTCAAATCCTTAGCAAGCTGCCGGATTGAGGGAAGCAGGTCATCCTCCTGAAGTTCACCGGAAAAAATTGCTTCCTTAATTTGTGATTTTATCTGCTCGTAGATTGGAATTCCCGAGCGGTTTGATACAATGAGCTTTATATTATCACCACCATTCTATATACACATATATACAGTATAAACACCCGAAGAGATTTGTCAAGAGGAAAATGAAGAAAAATTTGGGATTGACTGTAAATTGAAAAAAGCTTATAATTAGGTATGTGTCTGGAATGTCCAGGCCGAATAATTATTAAATGGAGAAGTATCGAAGTGGCCATAACGAGCCGCACTCGAAATCCACTCGGTCAATTGCCTTGAAAATGCCATAAATCCTTGTGTTTATGCGGGTTTGCGGGATTTTGAAAATTTAGTGTTTTACCGATTTCTACGGTTTTTCTACACTTTGCCTTGACTTCTACGAAAGGCTTTGTGTGTTAAAATAGAATATGGAGACGTATCGAAGTGGTCATAACGAGCCTGACTCGAAATCCACTCGGTCAATTGCCTTGAAAATGCCATAAATCCTTGTGTTTATGCGGGTTTGCGGGATTTTGAAAATTTAGTGTTTTACCGATTTCTACGGTTTTTCTACACTTTGCCTTGACTTCTACGAAAGGCTTTGTGTGTTAAAATAGAATATGGAGACGTATCGAAGTGGTCATAACGAGCCTGACTCGAAATCAGGTTGTCCTCACGGGCACGTGAGTTCGAATCTCACCGTCTCCGCCATGAGCCTGTTTGCGGTCAATGTCCGCAGCAGGCTCTTCCTTTTTCCTGAATTTCTACGCTCCCTTTTGGGGGCGTTTTTCTGTTTCTGTAGAAAACGGATATGCTTGAAACCTCATCGTATAAGGCTTTACCGTGTTCTTATAAAGCAGTCCGTAGAAAATCAGTTGGCCGCTGCAAGTCCAGTAGGTTTCGCCACTCGGTTTCTTTCAAACATTCCATCCATGACCAAACCGGATTCAATCTGTGCGTGGAAGTCCAGATGAGAGTAAATGTCTGCTGTCGTGGAAAAGGTGCTGTGCCCCAGCCATATCTGGATTTGCTTCATGGATATCCCATTTGCGAGCAGTAAGCTGGCACAGGAATGTCTTAAATCGTGGAATCGGATTTTTTTGAGGTCTGCTTTTTCAAGCACCCAGCTAAAGTGATCCGTCACATAATTAGGGCGCATGAGCTTCCCTGTTTGGTCGAGGCAGATGTAGTCGAGATAATCTCGGCAGTAAGAGCGCTTGAATAACTTTCGGTACTTTTCCTGCTTTTCTTTTTCTGCAAGCAGTAGCTTTTCCACCGATGGCAGTAACGGAAGGGTGCGGAAGCTGGATTTGGTTTTCAGTACATCCTCACCGACCGCTATGGATTTGCCGTCTACCGTGTCCTCAATCACCTTGTGCTTAATGGAGATAGTCTTTTGCTCAAGGTTAATCGCATCCCACTTTAATCCCAAGACTTCGCTTCGGCGCAAGCCATAGTAAGCTGCCAACTTCACACAAATCTCCAATGGATCATCTGATACCGCATCAAACAGAGCCATCATTTCCTCTGCGGAATAAAACTGAGCCTGATATACATTCTTTTTGGGTCGGTCTACCCGGTCAGCAGGGTTGCTACCTATGATTCCTTTTTTTACAGCATTCTGCAATGCTCTGCGAAGGACAGCGTGATAATGAATTACTGTATTGGGTGTGTGTCCTTCATCAAAGATTGATTGATGAAAGTCCTGGATGTGCTGTGGAGTAACCTCCGCCAAGGTAATGTTCAGTTCAGTAAAGTACCGGCTGATCCGTCCGTCCAGCATCGTTTGATAGCCCTTAAATGTTGTTTT
The window above is part of the Novisyntrophococcus fermenticellae genome. Proteins encoded here:
- the tadA gene encoding tRNA adenosine(34) deaminase TadA yields the protein MDKEYYMKEAIRQARKAEKLMEVPIGCVIVYEERIIARGYNRRNTDKNTLAHAEMSAIRKASKKMGDWRLEGCTMYVTLEPCQMCAGAIVQSRIDEVVIGCMNPKAGCAGSILNLLDVPAFNHQVKITQGILEEECSKMMRTFFHRLRGQKKAEKLKKREEAQGLISESDKSPE
- a CDS encoding GntR family transcriptional regulator, with product MKLIVSNRSGIPIYEQIKSQIKEAIFSGELQEDDLLPSIRQLAKDLKISVITTTRAYNDLEAEGFIISVQGKGCYVLPQNKEMTRENTLRKVEAGLTDAIVAAKAGEITKDEVFEILNVLYEQN
- a CDS encoding GtrA family protein, producing MKAQTQQKEKTSLLQQVVRFGFVGGTAFLIDYGIMILLTEVFSINYLVSSGISFSISVIYNYIMSIHWVFNVDKEKSGTANFMIFLILSIIGLGLNQLIMWLMVDKADVFYMISKIVATAVVMIYNFITRKIFLEK
- a CDS encoding ABC transporter ATP-binding protein; this encodes MKRVIQLIRPHGFYVVLNLLLALVTVIATLYAPILIGKGVDMIVGPGQVNGSGLITLIVTFLVMIAITALSQWLMSLATNHITYQIVRDIRTKAFDHMEILPIRYIDGHQPGDAISRITTDVEQFSDGLLMGFTQFFTGVLTIIGTLGFMLTIHPGITLLVVCITPLSFFVAGFIAKRTYSMFRILSEARGDMTSLVEELVGNQQVVKAFSYEDRAEERFAVINERLRVSGIKAVFFSALSNPSTRFINGLVYTGVCVYGAFLAISGGISVGQLSAFMAYANQYTKPFNEISGVVTELQNALACARRIFDFIDEEPIRSDDGDAVVMEPGQGSVEFHHVDFSYTPEIPLIQDMNLAVRPGQRIAIVGPTGCGKTTLINLLMRFYDINRGELLIDGHAIDHITRDSLRANFGMVLQDTWLKAGTIAENIAYGRPDAAREEIEEAARKAHAHNFISRMPKKYDTIITEDGGNISQGQKQLLCIARVMLMKPPILILDEATSSIDTRTEIKVQEAFQRLMEGRTSFVVAHRLSTIKEADVILVMKDGKIIETGKHEDLLDRGGFYAKLYRSQFAGN
- a CDS encoding ABC-2 transporter permease, with the protein product MNRTLAFIHLDYITIKPYLTKKNLLIFAAVALIMLFSSDSSASAIGILMFYASIYAGYPFAVGEKSGIDSLYTVLSIERKTVVSGRYLFTLLLNMCFGLLAYVFSFLASLLLQKEFNSRESLMVTIVIFLVYSIIQSIQLPIYFKLGYTKAKFIAYLPFIGLFLLVMGVGSLMKSFKLQKQADYLFAWFSGTPALSAFFVIALWLIIFGISYSISLAFYKKRDF
- a CDS encoding ABC transporter ATP-binding protein gives rise to the protein MDNILEVCNLSKSYDSFALKDVSFQVPAGYIMGFVGPNGAGKTTTIKSILNMINYQSGEVKLLGADSSKRTDLVNEQIGIVMDAPFYVEDWTASDVEAAVSPFYTRWNAEKYKELLERFSINHRKKLKELSRGMKVKLMMAVALSHEARLLILDEPTSGLDPVARDELCDLLSEFVTDENKSVLFSTHITTDLEKIADYITFILGGKIIYTGTKENLLEKYVLIKGGPREISTEQKSLFIGLREHSTGFEGMTERTNLKKLPKSLLTEPVTLDEIIVYMNKGAKVYE
- a CDS encoding tyrosine-type recombinase/integrase, with translation MIAGCLQQKNNTYYAVLYIKVDGKRKTKWVPTGLPVEGTSDRKAKKAFDQIRLEYEQEQEEKERRDAEERARELIEGKRNPQAEVLFTDYLQKWLIQAKPTIAKTTFKGYQTMLDGRISRYFTELNITLAEVTPQHIQDFHQSIFDEGHTPNTVIHYHAVLRRALQNAVKKGIIGSNPADRVDRPKKNVYQAQFYSAEEMMALFDAVSDDPLEICVKLAAYYGLRRSEVLGLKWDAINLEQKTISIKHKVIEDTVDGKSIAVGEDVLKTKSSFRTLPLLPSVEKLLLAEKEKQEKYRKLFKRSYCRDYLDYICLDQTGKLMRPNYVTDHFSWVLEKADLKKIRFHDLRHSCASLLLANGISMKQIQIWLGHSTFSTTADIYSHLDFHAQIESGLVMDGMFERNRVAKPTGLAAAN
- a CDS encoding dihydrofolate reductase: MKAIVAADKNWGIGYENKLLTSIPSDMKFFRETTMGHVVVMGRKTLESLPNGLPLAGRTNIVLTRDTNYKVKGAVIVHSKEELLEEVKKYEDENIYCIGGGSVFELLLPFYNTVLVTKIDVAYQADTYFPNLDKLPEWEMTEEGEEQTCFDIEFRFTKYERKEV
- the thyA gene encoding thymidylate synthase translates to MSYADQIFIDMCQDILDNGVSTEGEKVRPKWEDGTSAYTIKRFGVVNRYDLSKEFPAVTLRRTALKSAMDEILWIWQKKSNNIRDLNSHIWDEWADENGSIGKAYGYQLGVKHLYKEGMMDQVDRVLFDLKNNPYSRRIMTNIYVHQDLHEMALYPCAYSMTFNVTKEKDSDKLTLHAVLNQRSNDVLAANNWNVCQYSLLLMMIAQVSDMKVGELLHVIADAHIYDRHIPIIREMIARPVYDAPTVKLNPDVKDFYAFTTDDLIVENYTTGPQIKNIPIAI
- a CDS encoding DUF6128 domain-containing protein; the encoded protein is MSNYKRFVSYLYEYVADKKTDNRGFVRIELRSGTCRMQFQLKVFSLPEHTPVLVYGCTYSDGRLTGYPLGRIHAGKDGISGSLTISERIPGTTYTILEFNGLLLTEPQGKFYCSQWDDNPIIPSQFQPLPDSTEEQPSETSDNHSEETPSPQVKTGKATGSRGEAASKKTALQMESASEVPSPQMEIAPEEAALQMASASEPSSPQMEIAPKEAAPQMASASEVPSPQMETAPKEAALQMASASGPSSPQMETAPEETAPQMAPASESSSEASHSDDDAYTKEQTSGEYDYRGKNGAVQAADSLVMDKTVSNEWAEIKKNYPPCSPFYDDEIEDCVRISIRDFPELRKYGFPLGCNQFIHHGYQNYNHLLLGRMNSSKSCEYVLGVPGVYNSNEQFMASMHGFNYFKPARIKEAPRSGRTGYWLRPIK
- a CDS encoding VanZ family protein, which encodes MKRLLITLCKPLSFLPALCMMYLIFTFSAQTGEQSSALSLKATRTIVTVTNRILDRGWSDTEKSAKVEEYHYYVRKAAHMTEYCILSISLAIPLHVYGLGGFGLLLVAGTICVLFAAGDEYHQSFIGGRGPSPKDVCIDSIGAFIGIILTLFFSWIARGGKKRL